The following are encoded together in the Streptomyces flavofungini genome:
- a CDS encoding histidine phosphatase family protein, whose amino-acid sequence MTATAARYLYLARHGEASPDESELTDRGRRQAVLLGERLRGTPLAEISHGPLPRAAQTASLVHDRLPGVPLTSSEAAGDYIPHLPTPDELPQDSAAATLDRLAAFPAVERERGPALARAALDRFTGPVEGDVPRHELVVTHNFLIGWLVRAALDAPAWRWLGLNHTNAGLTVIRYAPGRPASLLLYNDTGHLSPELRWTGFPPELHV is encoded by the coding sequence ATGACCGCGACCGCCGCCCGCTACCTCTATCTCGCCCGGCACGGCGAGGCGTCCCCGGACGAGTCCGAACTGACCGACCGGGGGCGCCGCCAGGCCGTCCTCCTCGGCGAGCGTCTGCGCGGCACTCCGCTGGCGGAGATCAGCCACGGCCCGCTGCCGCGCGCCGCGCAGACGGCGAGCCTCGTCCACGACCGGCTCCCCGGCGTTCCCCTCACCTCCTCCGAGGCCGCCGGGGACTACATCCCGCACCTGCCGACCCCGGACGAGCTGCCGCAGGACTCGGCCGCCGCCACGCTCGACCGGCTCGCCGCCTTCCCGGCCGTCGAGCGGGAGCGGGGTCCCGCCCTCGCGCGGGCGGCGCTCGACCGGTTCACCGGACCCGTCGAGGGCGACGTGCCCCGCCACGAGTTGGTGGTGACCCACAACTTCCTCATCGGCTGGCTGGTGCGCGCCGCACTCGACGCGCCCGCGTGGCGCTGGCTCGGCCTGAACCACACCAACGCGGGCCTCACCGTGATCCGATACGCGCCGGGCCGCCCTGCGTCCCTGCTCCTCTACAACGACACCGGGCATCTGTCGCCCGAGCTGCGCTGGACCGGATTTCCGCCCGAGCTGCACGTCTGA